The following coding sequences lie in one Montipora foliosa isolate CH-2021 chromosome 11, ASM3666993v2, whole genome shotgun sequence genomic window:
- the LOC137975935 gene encoding serine/threonine-protein phosphatase 6 regulatory ankyrin repeat subunit B-like isoform X5 — translation MACSEPEMRLVASSLGFRSAAETVIDNGLTPLMLAARDNKHNIVEKLLELGAVTTDRDKEGRSALHYAAVSGSEGIVKLLLSKKADGTLTGGPDEQLALHMACSRPSGALEIVRTLLKVSGKDPKLATDKNGSTPLFLAIMVGNQHVVKELLSTQAEQQVKINIVPSEDTVLHAAVRKRDVDIAKLLVECGCPVDVQNAEGQTALHIAAYEGDETMIKFLQTARVDANIADANDRTPLHLAAERGHSNVAEFLVDKLKANVNMRTKDGSTLMHIASQAGHPDTALVFLKKGVPLHMPNKDGAVCLHAAARKGHVGVVKALLSKGASVDTKTKDQYTALHIAVKYCKPQVVQILLGYGANVQLKGGKAEETPLHIAARIKDGDKVAEMLIKSGADVNAASDNGETAVHVAARFGNLKTLKLLINEKADTAKRSKNGESALHYAIRAGHYAELEELVRVLFKVKSKPVARLVINMPADKGETPLHYAAQLRKAQVKGNADIDIVKLLLEHGADCTAVTQQSMETPIHECARSGNNDILIALLESIPPSKLQLTVNKRSSSGSSPLLVASNKGNVEVVRTLLKYHARVDVFDESGRAGLHVSAERGHLGVAQELLEHKAYVNAKSKVGLTPLHLAAENGHKELVGLLVAIYKATVDALTLEKKTALHLAAEKGRLDVCQHLLELRADICALDNKGQTPLHYAAQNDHSQVVTLFLNHKPDVMMQQNAEGSTCVHIAAMKGSVSVIKELLKFNPSGITTARNKRKFATPLLLAASGGHKIVVEVLIAHGASASDEDADGMTVLHLAAKFGHVDVLEVLRGKVPWSMASVKTGLSALHVAAQYGQIEVVREMLLKVSGTIKSESPAMMDNAEKAGSKPDYCFTPLHLAAQSGHVGVVRILLNSPGVRVDSATAVQGSIPLHLAAENGHSEVVSILLSKSTLQLHVKDKMGRTAMHLAATNGHRELISQLIGQGADINAPDENGYAPMHMAAEAGHVEVVKLLVESGASPRAESMEGTFPICYAAMQGHLSVVKYLLQQELNTERLLSDRKFLFDLMVCSNQNESESVMDFILQCPAPIYAAAKLSKHYRNESTREKERARDLLAVGEVCESIASDLLSLACVDSAEKLLTAIDDRDVPFLDYLIECEQKICVSHPSVQVYLGDVWRGDFKWDDWKYFLLFTMSLICPLWWAFLCLPWNDRYHKIPIIKFICHLISHFYLIVLFSLTVVVPWEELTGTSLLPHWYEWLLLVWLSGLLLSQLTDPHDRAGLGWIPVIVLFLSTIGILLHLVAIGFQGDDRISIIYARNQFFAVSMMLCFAQLLDFLSFHHLFGPWGVIIRDLMYDLVRFLVILSIFMVGFTAHLAAVYRPMSQTATGNIIQKSEGDFFDCFELLFFSLFGLTEIEELNKVEGRKATFTLAKATFGIYNMITIIVLINLLIAMMSDTYQRIQMQSDLEWKFGRAKLIRNMKRSTTTPSPLNLATKLFSYLRLMYKLKFKCCRPGIINIIRSDEQLPDNTSVNPLYQNSNSWLPNGGVPVHRDSGQRSVRIEDVMDWKTIVKKFQAVRAISNEVTAVAHTARDKLLSPKASHVNLRARAESTMLPGRPGTSLGSTMSLHRVVTATVKKIDVVSNIKDMGDF, via the exons GAGGGACGATCCGCTCTTCATTATGCCGCTGTCTCGGGTTCCGAAGGGATTGTCAAACTTCTTCTCTCCAAAAAGGCGGACGGCACACTTACCGGAGGG CCCGACGAGCAGCTTGCCCTGCACATGGCCTGCAGCCGCCCCTCGGGTGCATTGGAAATTGTCAGAACACTACTGAAGGTTTCTGGGAAAGATCCTAAACTCGCAACTGATAAG AATGGTTCTACGCCACTGTTTCTGGCGATCATGGTTGGCAATCAACACGTTGTGAAAGAACTGTTGAGCACCCAAGCCGAGCAACAAGTCAAGATCAATATCGTG CCCAGTGAAGATACTGTATTACACGCGGCTGTAAGAAAGAGGGATGTTGACATCGCAAAACTCCTCGTAGAGTGTGGCTGCCCGGTCGATGTGCAAAAC GCCGAAGGACAAACGGCCCTCCATATTGCCGCCTACGAAGGAGACGAGACTATGATAAAGTTTCTTCAAACGGCACGAGTTGATGCTAATATCGCTGACGCA AATGACCGTACTCCGCTCCACTTGGCAGCAGAGAGAGGTCACTCCAATGTGGCCGAATTCTTGGTGGACAAGCTTAAAGCCAACGTGAATATGAGAACAAAG GATGGCAGTACCCTGATGCATATTGCTTCACAAGCGGGACATCCCGACACCGCTTTGGTGTTCTTGAAAAAGGGCGTGCCCCTCCATATGCCAAACAAG GACGGTGCCGTTTGTCTTCACGCTGCCGCCAGAAAAGGTCACGTCGGAGTTGTAAAAGCGTTGCTCTCGAAAGGAGCTTCAGTGGACACCAAAACCAAG GACCAGTACACCGCATTGCACATTGCCGTGAAGTACTGCAAGCCTCAAGTCGTGCAGATATTATTAGGATACGGTGCCAATGTACAGCTCAAAGGTGGCAAG GCGGAAGAAACACCTTTGCACATCGCTGCACGAATCAAAGATGGAGACAAGGTGGCCGAGATGTTGATAAAGAGCGGTGCCGATGTTAACGCAGCGAGTGAT aatggTGAGACGGCAGTTCATGTAGCAGCAAGGTTTGGCAACTTAAAAACACTGAAGCTTCTAATAAACGAGAAAGCTGACACGGCTAAGAGATCGAAG AATGGTGAGTCTGCCCTACATTACGCTATCCGGGCCGGGCATTACGCTGAACTGGAGGAACTGGTGCGAGTCCTGTTTAAGGTCAAGTCCAAACCTGTCGCCAGACTGGTTATCAATATGCCAGCTGAC AAAGGCGAGACTCCTCTACATTACGCGGCCCAATTACGCAAGGCTCAAGTCAAAGGAAATGCTGACATTGATATTGTCAAACTGCTTCTTGAACACGGTGCTGACTGTACAGCGGTTACACAGCAG TCCATGGAGACTCCAATTCACGAGTGCGCACGCTCAGGAAACAACGACATCTTAATAGCTTTACTCGAGTCCATTCCTCCCTCCAAGCTTCAGCTCACGGTCAACAAACGTTCTTCG aGTGGCTCCTCACCTCTTCTCGTTGCCTCAAACAAAGGAAACGTGGAGGTCGTACGCACGTTGCTGAAATATCATGCGAGGGTAGACGTATTTGATGAG TCTGGTCGCGCCGGATTACACGTGAGCGCGGAACGTGGCCATCTTGGAGTAGCGCAGGAACTGCTGGAGCACAAAGCCTATGTAAACGCAAAGAGTAAG GTCGGTCTTACGCCACTTCATCTCGCTGCGGAAAATGGACATAAAGAACTGGTTGGTCTTTTGGTGGCCATTTACAAGGCAACTGTGGACGCTCTGACACTG GAAAAGAAGACAGCGCTACATTTAGCGGCTGAGAAAGGCCGCTTGGACGTTTGTCAGCATTTACTGGAGTTGAGGGCAGACATTTGCGCGTTAGATAAC AAAGGTCAAACGCCTTTACATTATGCCGCTCAGAATGACCATTCCCAAGTGGTAACCCTGTTTCTGAACCACAAGCCTGACGTCATGATGCAACAAAATGCG GAAGGCAGTACGTGTGTTCATATCGCGGCCATGAAGGGTAGTGTGTCTGTAATAAAAGAACTTCTGAAATTCAATCCCTCTGGTATCACAACTGCAAGAAACAAG CGGAAATTCGCAACGCCCCTGTTACTTGCGGCCAGCGGTGGTCATAAAATCGTTGTGGAGGTTTTGATAGCGCATGGAGCTTCAGCCAGTGATGAAGATGCG gacGGGATGACAGTTCTTCATCTTGCAGCTAAATTTGGTCACGTGGATGTGTTGGAGGTCTTGCGGGGTAAAGTTCCTTGGAGTATGGCGAGCGTTAAG ACCGGTCTATCGGCTCTGCATGTAGCAGCTCAGTATGGACAAATTGAAGTCGTGCGAGAAATGCTCCTCAAAGTTTCTGGGACAATTAAAAGCGAATCACCCGCAATGATGGATAACGCTGAGAAAGCCGGATCGAAGCCAGAC TACTGCTTCACTCCGCTGCATTTGGCTGCACAGTCTGGTCACGTGGGTGTCGTGCGAATACTGCTGAACTCTCCTGGAGTGCGCGTGGACTCAGCAACGGCCGTACAG GGCTCCATTCCGTTGCATTTGGCTGCTGAGAATGGGCATTCGGAGGTTGTGAGCATCTTGCTTAGCAAATCAACTCTACAGCTTCATGTCAAGGACAAAATGGGCCGTACAGCCATGCATCTAGCAGCAACCAATGGACACAGAGAGCTTATCTCGCAGCTGATTGGTCAGGGAGCTGATATCAATGCCCCCGATGAg AATGGTTACGCACCAATGCACATGGCCGCTGAGGCTGGTCATGTGGAGGTGGTGAAACTGCTGGTCGAGTCTGGGGCATCACCGCGGGCGGAATCTATG GAAGGCACGTTCCCTATCTGTTACGCAGCCATGCAAGGTCACTTATCAGTCGTTAAATATTTACTGCAACAGGAACTCAACACCGAGCGATTGTTATCGGACAGAAAG tttCTTTTTGATCTGATGGTGTGCTCAAATCAAAATGAAAGCGAATCTGTCATGGACTTCATTCTCCAGTGCCCCGCCCCAATCTATGCGGCGGCCAAGCTCTCAAAGCATTACCGTAACGAATCGACGCGGGAAAAGGAACGTGCGCGTGATTTGCTAGCAGTTGGTGAAGTCTGTGAGAGCATAGCGTCGGACCTGCTGTCTCTCGCATGCGTAGATAGCGCAGAAAAACTGCTGACTGCCATCGACGACCGCGATGTACCGTTTTTGGATTATTTAATTGAGTGTGAACAAAAGATTTGCGTTTCTCACCCTTCTGTACAGGTGTATCTTGGTGACGTCTGGCGTGGAGATTTCAAATGGGATGACTGGAAATATTTCTTGTTGTTTACGATGTCTTTGATTTGCCCATTATGGTGGGCCTTTCTTTGTCTCCCTTGGAACGACCGCTACCACAAAATCCCCATTATCAAGTTTATCTGCCATCTCATTTCTCATTTCTACCTCATTGTATTGTTCAGCTTAACCGTGGTGGTCCCGTGGGAAGAACTTACAGGCACCTCACTCCTCCCTCACTGGTACGAATGGCTCTTACTAGTTTGGCTCTCAGGACTCCTTCTATCCCAGCTCACGGACCCACACGACCGCGCAGGACTAGGCTGGATCCCGGTCATTGTGCTCTTTCTGAGCACGATCGGTATCCTGCTGCATTTGGTTGCCATTGGTTTCCAAGGAGACGACCGCATTAGTATCATCTACGCGCGCAACCAATTCTTCGCAGTATCCATGATGCTTTGCTTCGCTCAGCTCTTGGATTTcttatcatttcatcatttgtTCGGTCCGTGGGGGGTCATCATCCGGGATCTCATGTATGACCTTGTGCGTTTCTTGGTGATTCTGTCGATTTTCATGGTAGGTTTCACCGCTCATCTCGCAGCTGTGTATCGACCAATGAGCCAAACTGCAACCGGGAACATCATACAAAAAAGCGAAGGGGATTTCTTCGATTGTTTTGAATTATTGTTTTTTAGTTTGTTTGGACTGACCGAGATCGAAGAGTTGAATAAGGTTGAGGGCAGAAAAGCAACGTTTACACTGGCTAAAGCAACGTTCGGGATCTACAACATGATTACAATCATTGTGCTCATCAATTTGCTCATCGCTATGATGAGCGACACTTATCAGCGTATCCAAATGCAATCTGATCTTGAGTGGAAGTTCGGCCGCGCAAAGCTTATTCGCAACATGAAGCGTTCGACAACCACTCCATCCCCTTTAAATCTTGCAACAAAACTCTTTTCCTATTTGCGGTTGATGTACAAGTTAAAGTTCAAGTGTTGTCGCCCTGGAATTATCAATATCATCCGCTCTGATGAACAGCTCCCAGATAACACATCAGTAAATCCACTTTATCAAAACTCGAACTCTTGGCTCCCAAATGGAGGGGTTCCTGTCCACCGGGATAGTGGTCAGAGAAGTGTTCGAATAGAGGACGTTATGGACTGGAAAACAATCGTTAAGAAATTTCAAGCAGTTAGAGCTATCAGTAACGAAGTAACAGCGGTTGCTCACACCGCCCGAGACAAACTTCTCTCGCCCAAGGCCTCGCACGTGAACTTGAGAGCCAGGGCGGAGTCGACTATGTTGCCAGGTCGACCGGGCACTTCATTGGGTTCCACCATGTCACTCCACCGTGTTGTCACAGCGACAGTGAAGAAGATTGACGTCGTTTCAAACATTAAAGATATGGGTGATTTTTGA